A genome region from Euzebya rosea includes the following:
- a CDS encoding class I adenylate-forming enzyme family protein, whose product MTTSWETLACHAVGALRSHGADTGDRVVLLADNSPAFLAFTWGALRAGIVPVPLNTALSDRQVAELATDADATLVVTDRANVGRLDPDLLLDEATLLAARPADDLHPVPLARAMHYTSGTSGTPKGVWTGVLSPDLAAAWADDETTANPTGPDDVHLVCSHLFHSGPHRYALNTLNRGGHVVVQPHFDAGETLAAIERHRVTTAFMVPTHLSRLLDHPDLATTDLSSLRWIHHAGAACPEPLKRRALEAFPDGVLHEFYGSTEGQFTDITPAEWLERPGSVGRARTGRTLEVTREDGSTADVDEVGTVWVSSPPHARFAYWRSPDATARAWRGDRFTVGDLGSLDADGYLTLSGRRTDLIVTGGVNVYPAEVERVLLAHPAVAEGVVFGVADEEWGQRVTAAVVGRRGTSPDGEEIRAFLRARLAGFQTPKAVLVLDDLPRTASGKPLRNVLATQLSPKAPNQT is encoded by the coding sequence ATGACGACGTCCTGGGAGACACTGGCCTGCCATGCCGTCGGGGCCCTGCGGTCCCACGGTGCCGACACCGGCGACCGGGTGGTCCTGCTCGCCGACAACAGCCCGGCGTTCCTGGCCTTCACGTGGGGTGCCCTGCGCGCGGGCATCGTCCCGGTTCCGCTGAACACGGCGCTGTCGGACCGGCAGGTCGCCGAGCTGGCCACAGACGCCGACGCCACGCTGGTGGTGACGGACCGGGCCAACGTCGGCCGCCTGGACCCCGACCTGCTGCTCGACGAGGCAACCCTGCTTGCGGCCCGCCCCGCCGACGACCTGCACCCCGTGCCCCTCGCACGCGCGATGCACTACACCTCGGGCACGAGCGGCACGCCGAAGGGGGTGTGGACCGGTGTCCTGTCCCCCGACCTGGCGGCAGCGTGGGCCGACGACGAGACCACGGCCAACCCAACCGGTCCCGACGACGTGCACCTGGTGTGCTCCCACCTGTTCCACTCCGGCCCGCATCGGTACGCGCTCAACACGCTGAACCGCGGCGGCCACGTCGTGGTGCAGCCGCACTTCGATGCCGGGGAGACCCTCGCCGCCATCGAGCGCCACCGGGTCACCACCGCGTTCATGGTCCCCACCCACCTGTCACGGCTGCTGGACCACCCGGACCTCGCGACCACCGACCTGTCGAGCCTGCGGTGGATCCACCACGCCGGCGCCGCCTGCCCCGAACCCCTCAAGCGTCGGGCCCTCGAGGCGTTCCCCGACGGGGTGCTGCACGAGTTCTACGGATCGACGGAGGGTCAGTTCACCGACATCACCCCCGCGGAGTGGCTCGAGCGGCCCGGCTCGGTCGGCCGGGCCCGGACCGGCCGGACGCTGGAGGTCACCAGGGAGGACGGCAGCACCGCCGACGTGGACGAGGTCGGCACCGTCTGGGTCTCCTCGCCCCCACACGCCCGGTTCGCCTACTGGCGCAGCCCCGACGCGACGGCCCGCGCCTGGCGGGGCGACCGGTTCACCGTCGGGGACCTCGGCTCGCTGGACGCCGACGGCTACCTGACGCTCTCGGGCCGCCGCACCGACCTGATCGTCACCGGCGGCGTCAACGTCTACCCCGCGGAGGTCGAGCGGGTCCTCCTCGCCCACCCCGCCGTCGCCGAGGGCGTGGTGTTCGGCGTCGCCGACGAGGAGTGGGGGCAGCGAGTCACGGCGGCAGTCGTCGGTCGCCGCGGGACCTCACCGGACGGTGAGGAGATCAGGGCGTTCCTCAGGGCTCGCCTCGCCGGGTTCCAGACCCCCAAGGCCGTCCTCGTGCTGGACGACCTGCCGCGCACCGCCTCGGGCAAGCCGTTGCGCAACGTCCTGGCGACGCAACTGTCGCCGAAGGCGCCGAACCAGACTTGA
- a CDS encoding Mrp/NBP35 family ATP-binding protein yields MPTTDQVMQALGTVNDPEIGQPITDLGMVDGVDVADDGKVTVDVLLTVPGCPMKDTITREVTAAVQKVEGVTAVEVRLGSMTEQQRASVAEKVRGGAGRAPGGQVVIPFAETDSRTKVVAIASGKGGVGKSSVTANLAVALANEGLNVGVLDADVWGYSIPRMLGVEGKPVAFNNMVMPLQAHGVKVISIGFFVDSERPVIWRGPMLHRALQQFLADVHWGDLDFLLCDLPPGTGDIAISLAQMLPNADMLVVTTPQQAAQRVALRAGQMTAQTGMRVSGVIENMATFVAPDTGKEYRIFGEGGGQLLAAELDTELWASIPIDPRLREGSDNGTPIVVADPDATASQRFTEMAKRLAKTKTSLVGKSLPLKF; encoded by the coding sequence ATGCCCACGACCGACCAGGTGATGCAGGCCCTCGGCACGGTCAACGACCCCGAGATCGGCCAGCCGATCACCGACCTGGGCATGGTCGACGGCGTTGACGTCGCCGACGACGGCAAGGTCACCGTTGACGTGCTGCTGACCGTTCCCGGCTGTCCGATGAAGGACACCATCACCCGCGAGGTCACGGCCGCCGTGCAGAAGGTCGAGGGCGTCACCGCCGTCGAGGTGCGGCTGGGTTCGATGACCGAGCAGCAGCGTGCCAGCGTCGCGGAGAAGGTCCGCGGCGGCGCGGGCCGTGCCCCCGGCGGACAGGTCGTCATCCCCTTCGCCGAGACGGACAGCCGCACCAAGGTCGTGGCCATCGCCTCGGGCAAGGGCGGCGTCGGCAAGTCCTCGGTCACGGCCAACCTCGCGGTCGCGCTGGCCAACGAGGGCCTGAACGTGGGTGTCCTCGACGCCGACGTGTGGGGCTACTCCATCCCCCGGATGCTCGGGGTCGAGGGCAAGCCGGTCGCCTTCAACAACATGGTCATGCCGTTGCAGGCCCATGGCGTGAAGGTCATCTCCATCGGCTTCTTCGTCGACAGCGAGCGCCCCGTCATCTGGCGTGGCCCGATGCTGCACCGCGCGCTGCAGCAGTTCCTCGCCGACGTGCACTGGGGCGACCTGGACTTCCTGCTGTGCGACCTGCCCCCGGGTACCGGCGACATCGCCATCTCCCTGGCGCAGATGCTGCCCAACGCCGACATGCTCGTCGTCACCACCCCGCAGCAGGCTGCGCAGCGGGTGGCGTTGCGTGCCGGCCAGATGACGGCGCAGACCGGCATGCGGGTCTCGGGCGTCATCGAGAACATGGCGACCTTCGTCGCCCCCGACACGGGCAAGGAGTACCGCATCTTCGGCGAGGGCGGCGGCCAGCTGCTGGCGGCCGAGCTCGACACCGAGCTGTGGGCGTCCATCCCGATCGACCCCCGCCTGCGGGAGGGGTCCGACAACGGCACACCGATCGTCGTCGCGGACCCCGACGCCACGGCGTCGCAGCGGTTCACCGAGATGGCCAAGCGCCTCGCGAAGACCAAGACGTCGCTGGTCGGCAAGTCGCTCCCCCTGAAGTTCTGA
- a CDS encoding ATPase, T2SS/T4P/T4SS family: MNTRKRLGDLLVDEGVLTLQQVDELLSSRIEIDGRLERLGEAAVRLGFCTQDEIGMVLAQQMDLEYRDEHVLPVDAELASRISRSLAERHLVMPLWAEDGDVVAVACVDPTNIVGLDDVRVAIGARRLRIVVVPTKTLRQTVQEAYGVEARAQQDDFFSAYRKEEEEPEELEITATSENDGPIIKLADEIILRALTGGASDIHVEPRPDSIVVRNRIDGVLHETMNLPRQISGPLISRIKLIAGLDIAEKRKPQDGRAHFRGSDRPEDAVDLRLSTLPTMFGESVVIRLLRRDNARLTPEDIGMSSAQAAQVLSAVERPQGLVLVTGPTGSGKTSTLYTFLQHLATEERKLITVEDPVEYELEGVVQSQVNERAGYTLNRALRTMLRQDPDIVMVGEIRDPETAELALHASLTGHLVLSTLHTNDAPSAVVRLAELGMPGYLIASALTMVMAQRLVRTVCPDCTREVPPNDRHRQRLSLPPDARFVEGAGCNACMHSGYRGRAGVFEILTVDGPVRELIADNASTDAIAQAARAGGLRGLREDAIHKAGQGMTTLDEVLRVTPRTEHAANHCPVCAQQVEVDFRTCPWCTADLRPNQCAECERALDPAWLACPSCGTATGMVTGPVAVDGEGDPSTLPRILVVDDDPSVRGALQAMLAGDFEVVEADCGEAALAAVHANRFDAAVIDKGLPDLDGYAVTREIRARPTVRDLPIMIITGYDDPETEMEGLRAGADDWLAKPVDLEVLIARLTRLLRRRAIHAA; this comes from the coding sequence GTGAACACGAGGAAGCGCCTCGGCGACCTGCTGGTCGACGAGGGCGTCCTCACGCTGCAGCAGGTCGACGAGCTGCTGTCGTCTCGTATCGAGATCGACGGTCGACTCGAACGCCTCGGCGAGGCTGCGGTCCGGCTCGGGTTCTGCACCCAGGACGAGATCGGCATGGTCCTGGCCCAGCAGATGGACCTCGAGTACCGCGACGAGCACGTCCTTCCCGTCGACGCCGAGCTGGCCTCGCGGATCTCGCGGAGCCTGGCCGAGCGCCACCTCGTCATGCCCCTGTGGGCCGAGGACGGCGACGTCGTGGCGGTCGCCTGCGTCGACCCGACCAACATCGTCGGCCTCGACGACGTGCGCGTGGCCATCGGCGCCCGCCGGCTGCGCATCGTCGTCGTCCCCACCAAGACGCTGCGCCAGACCGTCCAGGAGGCCTACGGCGTCGAGGCCCGGGCCCAGCAGGACGACTTCTTCTCCGCGTACCGCAAGGAGGAGGAGGAACCTGAAGAGCTCGAGATCACGGCCACGAGCGAGAACGACGGCCCGATCATCAAGCTGGCCGACGAGATCATCCTCCGTGCCCTGACCGGCGGCGCCTCCGACATCCACGTCGAGCCGCGTCCCGACTCCATCGTCGTCCGCAACCGCATCGACGGCGTGCTGCACGAGACGATGAACCTGCCGCGCCAGATCTCGGGCCCCTTGATCTCCCGCATCAAGCTCATCGCCGGCCTCGACATCGCCGAGAAGCGCAAGCCGCAGGACGGCCGCGCCCACTTCCGCGGCAGCGACCGGCCCGAGGATGCCGTCGACCTTCGCCTGTCGACGCTCCCGACGATGTTCGGCGAGTCCGTCGTCATCCGCCTGCTCCGGCGCGACAACGCCCGCCTGACCCCCGAGGACATCGGCATGTCCTCCGCGCAGGCCGCCCAGGTCCTCTCCGCCGTCGAGCGCCCCCAGGGCCTCGTCCTCGTCACCGGCCCGACGGGGTCCGGCAAGACCTCGACCCTCTACACCTTCCTGCAGCACCTCGCGACGGAGGAGCGCAAGCTCATCACCGTCGAGGATCCCGTCGAGTACGAGCTCGAGGGCGTCGTGCAGTCCCAGGTCAACGAGCGGGCCGGCTACACCCTCAACCGGGCGCTGCGCACGATGCTGCGCCAGGACCCCGACATCGTCATGGTCGGAGAGATCCGCGACCCCGAAACGGCGGAGCTCGCACTGCACGCGTCGCTGACCGGTCACCTCGTGCTGTCGACGCTGCACACCAACGACGCCCCGAGCGCCGTCGTGCGCTTGGCGGAGCTGGGGATGCCCGGCTACCTGATCGCCTCGGCCCTGACGATGGTGATGGCGCAGCGGCTGGTCCGGACCGTGTGTCCCGACTGCACCCGCGAGGTGCCGCCCAACGACCGGCACCGCCAGCGCCTGTCCCTTCCGCCGGACGCCCGCTTCGTCGAGGGCGCGGGCTGCAACGCCTGCATGCACTCCGGGTACCGCGGACGCGCCGGGGTGTTCGAGATCCTGACCGTCGACGGTCCCGTCCGGGAGCTGATCGCCGACAACGCCAGCACCGACGCGATCGCCCAGGCCGCCCGGGCCGGCGGGCTTCGCGGCCTTCGCGAGGACGCCATCCACAAGGCCGGTCAGGGCATGACGACCCTGGACGAGGTCCTGCGCGTCACCCCGCGCACCGAACACGCGGCCAACCACTGCCCGGTCTGCGCGCAGCAGGTGGAGGTCGACTTCCGCACCTGCCCGTGGTGCACCGCGGACCTGCGACCCAACCAGTGCGCGGAGTGCGAGCGTGCGCTCGACCCGGCCTGGCTGGCCTGCCCGTCGTGCGGAACGGCCACCGGCATGGTCACCGGCCCGGTGGCCGTCGACGGCGAAGGTGATCCCTCGACCCTGCCGCGGATCCTCGTCGTCGACGACGACCCGAGCGTCCGAGGCGCCCTGCAGGCGATGCTCGCCGGCGACTTCGAGGTGGTCGAGGCCGACTGCGGCGAGGCCGCCCTGGCCGCGGTCCACGCCAACCGCTTCGACGCGGCGGTGATCGACAAGGGCCTGCCCGACCTCGACGGCTACGCGGTCACCCGCGAGATCCGTGCCCGTCCCACGGTCCGCGACCTGCCGATCATGATCATCACCGGCTACGACGACCCGGAGACCGAGATGGAGGGGCTCCGCGCCGGTGCCGACGACTGGCTGGCCAAGCCGGTGGACCTCGAGGTCCTCATCGCCCGGCTGACCCGCCTCCTGCGGCGCCGCGCCATCCACGCCGCCTGA
- a CDS encoding ATPase, T2SS/T4P/T4SS family: MTQERRSKKPIGEWLVAEELISQGELLEALASRMVIDGKRERLGETIARLGFVEMQDVSRIVAKQFGLEFAGTTLPEPHASAREAVPESLARRHGIVPMWTEQDGTLVVLTADPTDIVAMDDVRLSAGARRLRPIVTSPDRIGDALKRVYLSDGSRTGALLDQISTDSESIADEADDIVDSVEERAPVIRLAEQIIHDALHGNASDIHVEPGKNSSRVRYRIDGVLQEVMQIPKNVHGPLISRLKLIASLDIAERRRPQDGRSTYRSKDSEVDLRVSTLPLLYGEKMVMRLLRKGAEQLQLDEVGLSPEQHANVLAHIERPQGLCLLTGPTGAGKTSTLYAFLSHLSDDEHNLITIEDPVEYELPGVNQTQVNARIGFTFSSALKTVLRQDPDVVMVGEIRDLETAELALQASLTGHMVFSTLHTNDAPGAVTRLADLGIPDYLIASSLTMVVAQRLGRRVCPSCIGPHTPTQREIDRLRLTPEDIAYDGWVTGHGCAACGHTGYRGRIAFMEILTVDKGVKNAMMAKAEEAEIRRAARRAGLVSLREDGLVKARDGITTLEEVLRTTPTDAVEEHDEHVAAVAAAALAARAPMVPAQPAPAPVQPAVLAPVREEPKRVVVADPDEEHRVGVARALRDKDYEVVEVGSGEDALDAVARTRADAVFVSAELEDVDGYALTHELRGRQVTVDTPVFVMNPADEDARLDAVRAGATDAVSTRTTPKNALNRLEELLEHVD; this comes from the coding sequence ATGACTCAGGAACGACGAAGCAAGAAGCCGATCGGCGAATGGCTGGTCGCCGAAGAGCTGATCTCCCAAGGAGAGCTGCTCGAGGCCCTGGCGAGCCGGATGGTCATCGACGGCAAGCGCGAGCGGTTGGGCGAGACCATCGCCCGGCTCGGCTTCGTCGAGATGCAGGACGTCTCCCGCATCGTCGCCAAGCAGTTCGGCCTGGAGTTCGCCGGCACGACCCTGCCCGAGCCCCACGCCAGCGCCCGCGAGGCCGTTCCCGAGTCCCTGGCCCGCCGCCACGGCATCGTGCCGATGTGGACCGAGCAGGACGGCACCCTCGTGGTGCTGACCGCCGACCCGACCGACATCGTCGCGATGGACGACGTACGGCTGTCCGCAGGTGCCCGCCGCCTCCGGCCGATCGTCACCTCCCCCGACCGCATCGGCGACGCGCTCAAGCGGGTCTACCTCTCCGACGGCTCCCGCACCGGCGCGCTGCTCGACCAGATCTCCACCGACTCCGAGTCCATCGCCGACGAGGCCGACGACATCGTCGACTCCGTCGAGGAACGTGCGCCGGTCATCCGCCTGGCCGAGCAGATCATCCACGACGCCCTGCACGGCAACGCCAGCGACATCCACGTCGAGCCCGGCAAGAACTCCTCCCGCGTCCGCTACCGCATCGACGGTGTGCTGCAGGAGGTCATGCAGATCCCGAAGAACGTCCACGGTCCGCTCATCAGCCGGCTGAAGCTGATCGCGTCCCTGGACATCGCCGAGCGCCGCCGTCCCCAGGACGGTCGGTCGACCTACCGCAGCAAGGACTCCGAGGTCGACCTCCGTGTCTCGACCCTTCCGCTGCTGTACGGCGAGAAGATGGTCATGCGTCTGCTCCGCAAGGGCGCGGAGCAGCTGCAGCTGGACGAGGTCGGCCTGTCCCCCGAGCAGCACGCCAACGTCCTGGCCCACATCGAGCGACCGCAGGGCCTGTGCCTCCTGACCGGCCCGACCGGTGCCGGAAAGACCTCGACCCTCTACGCCTTCCTGTCCCACCTCTCCGACGACGAGCACAACCTCATCACCATCGAGGACCCGGTCGAGTACGAACTGCCCGGGGTCAACCAGACCCAGGTCAACGCCCGGATCGGCTTCACGTTCTCCTCGGCACTGAAGACCGTGCTGCGCCAGGACCCCGACGTCGTCATGGTCGGTGAGATCCGCGACCTCGAGACCGCCGAGCTCGCCCTGCAGGCCTCGCTGACCGGTCACATGGTGTTCTCCACCCTCCACACCAACGACGCCCCCGGCGCCGTGACCCGCCTCGCCGACCTCGGCATCCCCGACTACCTCATCGCCTCGTCGCTGACGATGGTGGTTGCCCAGCGCCTCGGCCGCCGTGTGTGCCCCAGCTGCATCGGCCCACACACCCCGACCCAGCGCGAGATCGACCGGCTGCGGCTGACCCCCGAGGACATCGCCTACGACGGCTGGGTGACCGGGCACGGCTGTGCCGCCTGCGGCCACACCGGCTATCGCGGTCGCATCGCGTTCATGGAGATCCTGACCGTCGACAAGGGCGTCAAGAACGCCATGATGGCCAAGGCCGAGGAAGCCGAGATCCGGCGTGCTGCACGCCGGGCGGGCCTCGTGTCGCTTCGCGAGGACGGCCTCGTGAAGGCTCGCGACGGCATCACGACCCTCGAGGAGGTCCTGCGGACCACCCCGACCGACGCGGTGGAGGAGCACGACGAGCACGTCGCCGCCGTCGCCGCAGCCGCGCTCGCCGCGCGGGCCCCGATGGTGCCGGCCCAGCCGGCGCCCGCCCCCGTGCAGCCTGCCGTGCTGGCTCCCGTCCGCGAGGAACCCAAGCGGGTGGTCGTCGCCGATCCCGACGAGGAACACCGCGTCGGCGTCGCTCGGGCACTCCGCGACAAGGACTACGAGGTCGTCGAGGTCGGGTCCGGTGAGGACGCCCTCGACGCCGTCGCAAGGACGCGCGCCGACGCGGTGTTCGTGTCCGCCGAACTCGAGGACGTCGACGGGTATGCGCTGACCCACGAGCTGCGTGGTCGACAGGTCACGGTCGACACTCCTGTGTTCGTGATGAATCCTGCCGATGAGGATGCAAGGCTCGACGCGGTCAGGGCAGGTGCCACTGATGCCGTCAGCACCAGGACTACCCCGAAGAACGCGTTGAACCGGCTGGAAGAGCTGCTGGAACACGTGGACTGA
- a CDS encoding cell wall-binding repeat-containing protein, with translation MAARVMPGASRPLALVLLLAMVFAGLLATPAGAALPSGDRIGASDAPTAASIDIAQRTVADGAATRVALGRNDVFPDNLAGSAAAGADGVLLLVDPAPAGLDDAVAAELTRLLGSPAEDECTDANVVLLGGEAALGAELAADLTDAGWCIDRLSGPSRVETAVDIALDVVGDGPRETLLIARDDNPADSATAGAWAAATGTPIVVTPTDSLHEAVGTLLAPGEDPWDDVILLGGTAALSADVETLVMEAAGTDTEVRRIAGVTRDDTALRIAEDLWGELAGDAVAIVNGFTDTFWTYALPGGVAAASENAPLLYVTADSVPTTTAGYLGREMPAVTTIGPATAVPDAVKAEAEALAGGDGPGGIGEDLRIVELPLPEDGGGTATVPIAEGDISVLFMVQGGTSDGTMVIDGVTGPDGFALTAEDIPENSNRPDVALSLPQFPGQFEGDTLPAGDYAFTYSSEAPISRVVALVKSGDPAARQEIDVNYVDVSTVGHVDTPEEQAAVVDVFDTVGEEIMGGFGLHPGATSFTTAPEQVRTDYSVVDSSTTDIADLCRAIVDADTDRRALNFAFVDRITEGGEDVGIDGLSSGLPGSVVLGGFGVSCVIIATDVPDTEDGQPGILGAGPVAWHEAGHLMGLAHTTQADGIEHDLLADTPECDIANDADDNGEVDDVECGELGDNFMFWTGLSSTMTADQAFMLARNPLFQPRAG, from the coding sequence ATGGCTGCACGTGTCATGCCCGGGGCGAGTCGCCCCTTGGCGCTGGTCCTCCTGCTGGCGATGGTCTTCGCCGGTCTGCTCGCCACCCCTGCTGGTGCCGCGCTCCCGAGCGGTGACCGGATCGGTGCGTCCGATGCACCGACCGCCGCCTCCATCGACATCGCCCAGCGGACCGTCGCCGACGGCGCTGCCACTCGCGTGGCACTCGGCCGCAACGACGTCTTCCCCGACAACCTGGCCGGCTCCGCCGCGGCCGGCGCCGACGGCGTGCTGCTGCTGGTCGACCCCGCGCCCGCGGGCCTCGACGACGCCGTCGCTGCCGAGCTCACCCGCCTGCTCGGGTCCCCCGCCGAGGACGAGTGCACCGACGCCAACGTCGTCCTGCTGGGAGGGGAAGCCGCACTCGGGGCCGAGCTGGCCGCCGACCTGACCGACGCCGGCTGGTGCATCGACCGCCTGTCCGGTCCGTCCCGCGTGGAGACCGCCGTCGACATCGCCCTCGACGTCGTCGGTGACGGCCCCCGCGAGACCCTCCTCATCGCCCGTGACGACAACCCAGCTGACTCGGCCACGGCCGGTGCCTGGGCCGCCGCCACCGGCACGCCCATCGTCGTCACCCCGACCGACTCCCTCCACGAGGCCGTCGGGACGCTGCTGGCCCCGGGCGAGGACCCGTGGGACGACGTGATCCTCCTCGGTGGCACCGCGGCGCTGTCCGCAGACGTCGAGACCCTCGTCATGGAGGCTGCCGGCACCGACACCGAGGTGCGGCGCATCGCCGGCGTGACCCGTGACGACACCGCGCTGCGCATCGCCGAGGACCTGTGGGGTGAGCTGGCCGGCGACGCCGTGGCGATCGTCAACGGGTTCACCGACACCTTCTGGACCTACGCCCTCCCCGGCGGCGTGGCCGCTGCCTCGGAGAACGCCCCGCTGCTGTACGTCACCGCCGACTCGGTGCCGACGACCACCGCGGGGTACCTGGGCCGCGAGATGCCGGCCGTGACCACGATCGGCCCGGCCACCGCCGTCCCCGACGCCGTCAAGGCCGAGGCCGAGGCGCTGGCAGGTGGCGACGGTCCCGGTGGCATCGGCGAGGACCTGCGGATCGTCGAGCTTCCCCTTCCCGAGGACGGCGGCGGCACCGCCACGGTGCCCATCGCCGAGGGCGACATCTCCGTGCTCTTCATGGTCCAGGGCGGCACCTCCGACGGGACCATGGTCATCGACGGCGTCACCGGTCCCGACGGCTTCGCGCTGACGGCCGAGGACATCCCCGAGAACAGCAACCGTCCCGACGTCGCACTGTCCCTGCCGCAGTTCCCCGGCCAGTTCGAGGGTGACACCCTGCCGGCCGGCGACTACGCGTTCACCTACTCCTCCGAGGCCCCCATCTCCCGCGTCGTGGCGCTGGTCAAGTCCGGCGACCCCGCCGCCCGTCAGGAGATCGACGTCAACTACGTCGACGTCAGCACCGTGGGCCACGTCGACACCCCGGAGGAGCAGGCGGCCGTCGTGGACGTCTTCGACACCGTCGGTGAGGAGATCATGGGCGGCTTCGGGCTGCACCCGGGCGCTACGTCCTTCACCACCGCCCCTGAGCAGGTCAGGACGGACTACTCGGTGGTCGACTCGAGCACCACCGACATCGCCGACCTGTGCCGCGCGATCGTGGACGCCGACACCGACCGTCGGGCCCTCAACTTCGCGTTCGTGGACCGCATCACCGAGGGTGGCGAGGACGTCGGCATCGACGGGTTGTCCTCCGGGCTTCCCGGCAGCGTGGTCCTCGGCGGCTTCGGCGTCAGCTGCGTGATCATCGCCACCGACGTCCCCGACACCGAGGACGGCCAGCCGGGCATCCTCGGCGCTGGTCCGGTGGCGTGGCACGAGGCCGGCCACCTGATGGGCCTGGCCCACACCACCCAGGCGGACGGCATCGAGCACGACCTGCTTGCCGACACCCCCGAGTGCGACATCGCCAACGACGCCGATGACAACGGTGAGGTCGACGACGTCGAGTGCGGCGAGCTCGGCGACAACTTCATGTTCTGGACCGGCCTGTCCAGCACCATGACGGCCGACCAGGCGTTCATGCTGGCACGCAACCCGCTGTTCCAGCCCCGCGCCGGCTAG
- a CDS encoding phosphatase PAP2 family protein: protein MTHPLLRRVRSLVNPIGPLDVRLATAWRRLIRRHPALDTLAVNTTDLGSMYTVAGAAGLLAATGHRRDAADLAIAGTAAWFIGQESKRLFNRRRPFEADPALERLIKPPTGSSFPSGHATVAAAMATLMTRRAAGGRRWPWTAIAVWVPLTRIHVGVHYPGDTVAGAALGWSIARGVESLVRTRRD, encoded by the coding sequence ATGACCCACCCCCTGCTTCGCCGCGTCCGCAGCCTCGTCAACCCGATCGGCCCGCTGGACGTCCGGCTGGCGACGGCATGGCGTCGCCTGATCCGCCGCCATCCCGCCCTGGACACCCTGGCGGTCAACACCACCGACCTCGGGTCGATGTACACCGTCGCCGGTGCGGCCGGCCTGCTGGCTGCGACGGGTCACCGTCGGGACGCCGCCGACCTGGCCATCGCCGGCACCGCCGCATGGTTCATCGGCCAGGAGAGCAAGCGGCTGTTCAACCGGCGTCGTCCCTTCGAGGCCGACCCGGCGCTGGAGCGGCTGATCAAGCCTCCCACCGGGTCCTCGTTCCCCTCGGGGCACGCCACGGTCGCTGCGGCCATGGCGACGCTCATGACGCGTCGCGCCGCCGGTGGACGCCGCTGGCCGTGGACGGCGATCGCGGTGTGGGTTCCCCTGACGCGGATCCACGTCGGCGTGCACTACCCGGGCGACACCGTCGCGGGGGCCGCCCTCGGATGGTCCATCGCCCGTGGTGTCGAGTCGCTGGTGCGCACCAGGAGGGACTGA
- a CDS encoding twin-arginine translocase TatA/TatE family subunit — protein sequence MGSLGFWELVGLAVLALFIFGPDRLPGIARTVGRTVSQVRREANKTLGELRDAAGVDEDLAELTREARQLRSSLTDLKGTATQAIVGPMNETMDEVKGISTGGPKEMAMSANGLEPGNAPFDPDAT from the coding sequence ATGGGCAGCCTCGGTTTCTGGGAGCTCGTGGGCCTCGCGGTGCTCGCGTTGTTCATCTTCGGCCCCGACCGCCTGCCCGGCATCGCCCGCACCGTCGGGCGCACCGTCAGCCAGGTCCGCCGGGAGGCCAACAAGACCCTCGGCGAGCTGCGGGACGCCGCGGGGGTCGACGAGGACCTGGCGGAGCTGACCCGTGAGGCACGACAGCTCCGCAGCTCCCTCACCGACCTGAAGGGCACCGCGACCCAGGCCATCGTCGGGCCGATGAACGAGACGATGGACGAGGTGAAGGGCATCTCGACCGGAGGCCCCAAGGAGATGGCGATGTCGGCGAACGGGCTCGAGCCGGGCAACGCCCCGTTCGACCCCGACGCGACCTGA